From Anopheles arabiensis isolate DONGOLA chromosome 3, AaraD3, whole genome shotgun sequence, a single genomic window includes:
- the LOC120904348 gene encoding oxidative stress-induced growth inhibitor 2-like, with protein MTNKRFAIVCQNLVLANGASDLANRLGVKGEGLEMPWVKYELPHLERALEQYDEPGRSQLKPVLIVGAGLSAADAVTICRSSGIPVVHVYRNRTAGLAKMLPGNVYPEYHEVHKMMKDANRKHDLYTPLPEHTLVDLAGAGRVTVQHLKTGERRVLDVSYCAILIGSRPDLRFIATLTKPAAGGDGNACPDSETEDDFGRPPVQPLTMWTFTEQLLTSCLGRKLYWLKHMCAKCKHINLTDKPRHQHHKQQQQQQQHYNAPALSAGGGHCQHQLGESNLSAASGLGLGEDPTKPIDCKNNPIEVDKYTNAVLRTAHPGLYAMGPLVGDNFVRFIPGGALCITTALHKHTEND; from the coding sequence ATGACGAACAAACGGTTCGCGATCGTGTGCCAAAACCTCGTCCTGGCAAACGGTGCCTCCGATCTGGCGAACCGGCTCGGCGTGAAGGGTGAGGGGCTGGAGATGCCGTGGGTGAAGTACGAGCTGCCCCATCTCGAGCGGGCGCTGGAGCAGTACGACGAGCCGGGCCGCTCCCAGCTCAAGCCGGTGCTGATCGTGGGGGCGGGGCTGAGTGCGGCCGACGCCGTCACGATCTGCCGCTCGTCCGGCATCCCGGTGGTGCACGTGTACCGCAACCGGACGGCCGGGCTGGCCAAGATGCTGCCGGGCAACGTGTATCCGGAGTACCACGAGGTGCACAAGATGATGAAGGACGCGAACCGCAAGCACGACCTGTACACCCCGCTGCCCGAGCACACGCTAGTGGATCTGGCGGGGGCCGGCCGCGTCACCGTCCAGCACCTGAAGACGGGCGAGCGGCGCGTGCTGGACGTGTCGTACTGTGCGATACTGATCGGGTCCCGGCCCGACCTTCGCTTCATCGCCACGCTGACGAAGCCGGCGGCGGGCGGGGACGGCAACGCCTGCCCCGACTCGGAAACGGAGGACGACTTCGGGCGACCCCCGGTCCAGCCGCTCACGATGTGGACGTTTACCGAGCAGCTGCTGACCTCCTGCCTCGGCCGGAAGCTGTACTGGCTGAAGCACATGTGTGCCAAATGCAAACACATCAACCTCACCGATAAACCGCGCCACCAACatcacaagcagcagcagcaacagcagcagcactacaaCGCACCGGCGCTCAGTGCGGGCGGCGGTCACTGCCAGCATCAGCTGGGGGAGTCCAATCTAAGCGCCGCCTCGGGGCTGGGCCTCGGCGAAGATCCGACCAAACCGATCGACTGCAAAAACAATCCAATCGAGGTGGATAAGTACACGAACGCGGTACTGCGCACGGCCCATCCCGGCCTGTACGCGATGGGACCGCTGGTGGGCGACAACTTTGTGCGCTTCATACCCGGCGGTGCGCTCTGCATTACCACCGCCCTGCACAAGCACACGGAAAACGATTGA